The genomic segment ATAGGATGATAATATTTTGTCTACTTTAAGCATATTTATGCAAATACACGCACCGACAATATCAATTATTGAATCTATAGCTCCTACCTCATGAAAATATACCCTCTCTATTGGTCTATTATGTATTTTACTTTCAGCTTCAGCTATTAATTTAAATATTTTTTTACTCATTTCTTTAATCTTTATATCAAGTTCGCTATCTTCTATCAGCTTAATAATATCAAATAAATTTCTCTTATTATCCTTTAAAGAACCAGTCAATATTACATCAAAATCCGTTCCCGCTATACCTTTCTTTTTCTTTTTTTCAATATTTATCGAAAAGCCTTCAATATTAATCTTTTTTAATTCTTTTAAAAAATCGTCTTTGTTTATACCTAAATCTAATAAAGCTCCGATAATCATATCTCCACTTATACCAGATAAACAGTCAAAATATAACATTTTTTTCATTTAATCACCTCATTTTTAAAATCGTTTATCGTCTTTCATCATTCGCTGTTCGTGAAATTATTAAAAACAAAAGTCTCAGTTTTTCACAAGACTTTTGACTTTATCAATCGTTATTCCATCAAAGTAAATTATATCTTACTTTTTCCCTTTTTTTCAATTTAAACTATTTTATTGTTTGCTATCTCTTTTTTTCATGCTATATATTTTTTTATAAGTAAAATACTAATAATGAATGAAATTAATTCGTCGTTCGTCATTCGCTGTTCGATATTCGAAAGACGAAAAGCGAATAACGAATATCGATTTATTAAAAATTGGAGGTATTGCCATGGCAAATTTTAATTCTAAGTTAGATTATAAAACACTTTCATTAATCGAAGAGCAATTAAAGCAAGAGAAACTGCTATATAAAAAATACTTAAATTATGCAGAAATGTGTTATGATAGTGAACTTAAAAACTTATGCTACAACGCCAGTAAGAGACATAAGAAAAATTATAAGAAAGTACTTAGTTATTTAGTCGATAGTCGATAATCGATAGAGAAATTAAAAATTGAAAATGTAAAATTTAGAATTAGTTAACGGTTGACAGTC from the Caloranaerobacter ferrireducens genome contains:
- the larC gene encoding nickel pincer cofactor biosynthesis protein LarC, with the translated sequence MKKMLYFDCLSGISGDMIIGALLDLGINKDDFLKELKKINIEGFSINIEKKKKKGIAGTDFDVILTGSLKDNKRNLFDIIKLIEDSELDIKIKEMSKKIFKLIAEAESKIHNRPIERVYFHEVGAIDSIIDIVGACICINMLKVDKILSSYIHVGTGLMDYRYGKLPIPAPATLEILKGVPIYSTGIRSELVTPTGAAIIKSIAEDFVSLPRISIEKIGYGLGKRDTELLGSLRVIYGDSVKLS